In Mastacembelus armatus chromosome 22, fMasArm1.2, whole genome shotgun sequence, a genomic segment contains:
- the stx11a gene encoding syntaxin-11a, with translation MRDRLCELQTFVSMPAGDGWPEENPDHNTEDEEHLEQQAIVFEGEDVMDGIYREAQAMRKEMFLLKMDVKRLGKQNTRFLTSVRRISSIKRDSNALGRDIKARGEAIYARLEKLGKLSKELEEEHGATSALARMVRSQYVSLTNDFHDAMSEYNEAEMTQRENCKNRIQRQAEIMGKEVSREQIDEMIETGKWNVFSDNLLLEGKTARSALNEIENRHKELLELEGRIKDVHELFFQMAMLVEQQGSMLDNIEANVCATEDYVTKATVQIKKAVKYKKNNPCKKIFCCCFPCCN, from the coding sequence ATGAGGGACCGACTGTGTGAGCTGCAGACCTTTGTCTCCATGCCTGCAGGGGACGGGTGGCCTGAGGAGAACCCCGATCACAACACTGAGGATGAGGAGCATCTGGAGCAACAGGCCATTGTTTTTGAGGGGGAAGATGTGATGGACGGCATCTACAGGGAGGCCCAGGCGATGAGGAAGGAGATGTTCCTGCTTAAAATGGATGTGAAGCGTCTTGGAAAGCAGAACACCAGGTTCCTCACGTCTGTCAGACGGATCAGCAGCATCAAGCGCGACTCCAACGCTCTGGGACGGGACATTAAGGCCAGAGGGGAGGCCATTTATGCACGGCTGGAGAAGCTGGGGAAGCTGAgcaaggagctggaggaggagcatGGGGCTACCTCAGCTTTAGCTCGCATGGTGCGTTCACAGTATGTGTCCCTGACCAATGATTTCCATGATGCCATGTCTGAGTACAACGAGGCTGAGATGACCCAGCGGGAGAACTGCAAGAACCGCATCCAGAGGCAAGCAGAAATCATGGGAAAGGAGGTGAGCAGGGAGCAGATAGATGAGATGATTGAGACGGGCAAGTGGAACGTCTTCTCGGACAATCTACTACTGGAAGGGAAGACTGCTAGATCCGCTCTTAATGAGATCGAGAACCGGCACAAGGAGCTTCTTGAGCTTGAGGGTCGCATCAAGGACGTTCATGAGCTTTTCTTCCAGATGGCCATGCTGGTGGAGCAGCAGGGCTCAATGCTGGACAACATAGAAGCCAATGTATGTGCAACTGAAGACTATGTTACAAAGGCAACAGTTCAGATCAAGAAGGCTGtgaaatacaagaaaaacaatcCGTGCAAGAAAATCTTCTGTTGTTGCTTTCCTTGCTGCAACTGA